The DNA segment GGGCGGCTGCTTGTAAGGCGCTTGCTCGAATTCGGCGAGACGCTGCTCCAGCAGACCCTGATAGTTCAGCGCAACGCCGAGCAGGGTGCCATGGGCGACGTCGTGCAGGGCACGGGTCATGTTGTTCTCCTGGCAGTGATCGGGCAGCGGCTGCCAGATCGTTTACTTGTTAATGTATTAACTTTATAAGTTAAGATGTTAATGATCGTCAAGTGCCAGGCACTGGTATGCGTCGCGCAAAAGGCGGAGCATGGCTGCAGGCGCACTGACGCTGGAAAACAACAACGAGAATGATCAGATGAACGATCGACAGCCGATCCCCAACATCAACATCGGTCAGGTCTATGACCAGCGCTACAGCGATGCCGAGGTGCATTACGACAAGCTGGGCAACCTGGCGGGCTTCTTCGGCCGTAACATGCCGGTGCATCGGCATGACCGTTTCTTTCAGGTGCATTACGTCAACAGCGGCAGCGTGCGGGTGTATCTGGATGACCAGCAATACGTCGAGTCCGGCCCGATGTTCTTCCTGACTCCGCCGACCATCGCGCATTCGTTCGTCACCGAACCCGACAGTGACGGCCACGTCCTGACCGTGCGTCAGCAGCTTGTCTGGAACCTGATCGAGGCAGACCCCAGCCTGGCACCGGGGCCGCAACTGCCGGCCGCTTGCGTGGCGCTGTCGCAACTGGGGCCGGCGTTCGCCGCAGAGATTCGCCGTCTTGAATTTCTGTTCGAGGAACTGCGTGAGGAAATCAACGACCGGCGTGCCGGACGCGGCACCGCGCTGGACAGCCTGACCCAGTTGATCATGACCAGCCTGCTGCGGCTGTGTGCCCGTTCGCTGCAAGCGCGGCCTGCACGTCATGAAGACCTGCAGATTTTCCACCGTTTCAACGAACTGATCGAAAGCCATTATCTGGAGCACTGGGCGTTGCCGCGTTATGCCAGTGGCATTGGCGTGACCGAGGCGCGGCTCAATGATGTTTGCCGGCGCATCGCCGACCTGCCGTCCAAGCGGCTGATTCTTGAGCGGCTGATGCAGGAGGCGCGGCGCCTGCTGTTGTTCACTGGCCTGTCGGCCGTTGAGATCTGCTACCGGCTGGGCTTCAAGGACCCGGCGTACTTCAGCCGCTTTTTCCTGCGCTATGCCGGGATGAGCCCCGGCGAGTACCGGCACAGCCAGGCGCACGCTCATGATCAATCTCCTGCGCAGGAGTGAAAATGTGGGAACAAGCTCGCTCGCGAAGGCGGCATTACGCCCGGTGATCTATCCCTGAATGCGACAAGCGTGGTGTCTGGCGCTGATGATGGGCGCGCCGGCCCTTGCGGAAAATGCCTTTTCGCCGGTTGCGCTGGTACTTTTCAAAGCGGCGCTACTTGCCAGCGGATCAGGCAAGAAATCCAGCGTAATGAGCTACCCGGTTTGCCCAGGCTCTGGGTAAATAACCTGTCTATAGTTTTCCAGCCAGGCTCTGCTGCGCGGAGTGCTGGCCATGAATATTAAAAAGCAGTTCACCCACCGGGATTAGCGCCATGCAGTTGAATATCAACGACAAGACCTATGAGGTCGAGGCCGAGGCGGGCACCCCGTTGCTCTGGCTGATTCGCGACGACATCGGACTGACCGGCACCAAGTACGGCTGTGGCCTGGCGCAATGCGGCGCCTGTGCGGTCATGGTCGACGGCATGCTGGTGCGCTCCTGCGTCACGCCGGTCGAGGGTGTGGTCGGTCGCAAGATTCGCACCATCGAAGCGATAGAAGACGACGAGCTCGGTCAGCGGGTTGTCGCTGCCTGGGTCAAGCATCAGGTGGCGCAGTGCGGTTATTGCCAGTCCGGCCAGGTCATGGCTGCCACCGCGTTGCTCAAACGCTCGCCCAATCCGTCGCCAGAGGAGGTCAGTGCGGCAATGACCCACCTGTGCCGGTGCGGAACCTATAACGCAATCCAGGCGGCGATTGCTGATCTTTCCAGCGGACCTGCTTGAACCCGCGCGTTTTCGACCTCATTCGATGGAAGAACAAAACATGGCAAGGCACAACCGACCTACCGGTGCCGACGGTCAATTTCCGTTGGCAGAACCGGTCAATATCTCGCGGCGTGGCTTTCTTCTGGCCTCGGCAGGTCTTGGCGCTGGCGCGCTGGTGATTGGCTTCGGCCTGCCGCTCAGGGAGGCGCGTGCCGCTCAAGGCCCGGCGGCAATGGCGCCCGGTGCACGGGTGCCGGCGTTTCTGGAAATTCGTCCGGACAACAGCATCCACTTCAAGAGCCCCTTCGCGGAGGGCGGGCAGGGGATTTTCACCGGCCTGGCGCAAATCGTCGGTGAAGAGCTGGACGCCGACCCGCAGCGCTTTGTCGTGGCAATGGCCCCGCCCGGTGGCGACTACAAGGTCATGGACATAGGCGCGCGTTTTACCGGCGGCAGCATGTCGGTGCGGTCGAGCTACACCACCATGCGCAAGCTCGGCGCCGCCGCACGCCTGATGCTGCTGGAGGCCGCCGCCGAACAGTGGTCGGTGCCGGTGGCGCAACTGACCACCGAGCCTGGCCGGGTCATCCACCAGGCGTCGGGCCGCTCGGCAAGCTACGGCGAATTGGCCGGTGCCGCGCTGGACCGGCCGGTTCCCGACCCTGAGCGAGTGCAACTCAAAGACCCGCAGCAGTTCCGCTGGATCGGCAAGCCGGTGGCGCGCCTGGACGTGCGCGACAAGTCCACTGGCAAGGCGGTGTATACCATCGACTGCCGGGTCGATGACATGCTGCAGGCGGCTATCCAGCACGCGCCGCGGCTCGGCCTGGAAGTACAGCAAGTGCGCAACCAGGCGCAGGTCCAGGCGCTGCCCGGTGTCCATTCGGTGCATGTGCTGCCCGGCGCCGTCGCGGTCGTCGCGCAGCGCTGGTGGACTGCCAAACGGGCCGTCGAAGCGCTGCAGGTCGAGTGGCGAGAGCCGCAAGACAATACCGCCATGCGCTACATGCCGGCGGACTTTTCCAGCGCGGCGTACCTCAAGCAGCTCAAGGACGATCGCGACCCCGGTCAAGACAGTGAGGTCGAGGGTGATCCGGTCAAGGCCTTTGCCGGTCCCGGCAAGACCGTGAGCGCCACTTATCATACCCAGAACCTGCACCACGC comes from the Pseudomonas sp. StFLB209 genome and includes:
- the hpaA gene encoding 4-hydroxyphenylacetate catabolism regulatory protein HpaA, producing MNDRQPIPNINIGQVYDQRYSDAEVHYDKLGNLAGFFGRNMPVHRHDRFFQVHYVNSGSVRVYLDDQQYVESGPMFFLTPPTIAHSFVTEPDSDGHVLTVRQQLVWNLIEADPSLAPGPQLPAACVALSQLGPAFAAEIRRLEFLFEELREEINDRRAGRGTALDSLTQLIMTSLLRLCARSLQARPARHEDLQIFHRFNELIESHYLEHWALPRYASGIGVTEARLNDVCRRIADLPSKRLILERLMQEARRLLLFTGLSAVEICYRLGFKDPAYFSRFFLRYAGMSPGEYRHSQAHAHDQSPAQE
- a CDS encoding (2Fe-2S)-binding protein, whose translation is MQLNINDKTYEVEAEAGTPLLWLIRDDIGLTGTKYGCGLAQCGACAVMVDGMLVRSCVTPVEGVVGRKIRTIEAIEDDELGQRVVAAWVKHQVAQCGYCQSGQVMAATALLKRSPNPSPEEVSAAMTHLCRCGTYNAIQAAIADLSSGPA